In Pedobacter heparinus DSM 2366, the following are encoded in one genomic region:
- a CDS encoding D-glycero-alpha-D-manno-heptose-1,7-bisphosphate 7-phosphatase, translated as MNKAVFLDRDGVLNHEIYDYITRQEDFKILEYQIGPLKKLYDEGYLLIIITNQGGIAQQRYTEETLAEMHRSLSARFEEQGALITHAYYCPHHPTVSEECNCRKPKSGMLLEAIATYHIDPSLSVMIGDKPRDVEAANGAGVKGILIAPDEQIDYDLVKQVLAGEDFQVSSAGMQRL; from the coding sequence ATGAATAAAGCTGTTTTTTTGGATCGGGACGGTGTACTGAACCATGAGATATACGATTACATTACCCGGCAGGAGGATTTTAAGATCCTGGAGTACCAGATTGGCCCCTTAAAGAAACTTTATGATGAAGGTTACCTGCTGATCATCATTACCAATCAGGGTGGGATTGCGCAACAACGTTATACAGAAGAAACGCTGGCGGAAATGCACAGGTCTTTAAGTGCCAGATTTGAAGAACAGGGTGCATTGATTACGCATGCCTATTATTGTCCGCATCATCCAACAGTTTCGGAAGAATGCAATTGCCGGAAACCTAAATCGGGCATGCTGCTGGAAGCTATTGCTACCTATCATATAGACCCTTCCTTGTCGGTTATGATTGGGGATAAGCCCCGGGACGTGGAAGCGGCAAATGGGGCAGGGGTAAAAGGCATTTTGATAGCGCCCGATGAACAGATTGACTATGATCTGGTTAAACAGGTGCTGGCCGGAGAGGATTTTCAGGTTTCCAGTGCCGGTATGCAAAGGTTGTAA
- the fsa gene encoding fructose-6-phosphate aldolase, translating to MKFFIDTANLDQIKEAQDLGVLDGVTTNPSLMAKEGITGDANVIAHYKAICAIVDDNVSAEVISTTYEEIIKEGEALAKLDPKIVVKVPMIKDGVKAIKYLTSKGIRTNCTLIFSPGQALLAAKAGASYVSPFLGRLDDISTDGLQLIEDIRLIFDNYGYATEILAASIRGPLHIVNCAKLGADVITAPLAAITALLKHPLTDSGLATFLADHAKASGK from the coding sequence ATGAAATTTTTTATTGACACCGCTAACCTTGACCAGATAAAGGAAGCACAGGACCTTGGGGTTTTAGATGGTGTAACCACAAATCCCAGCCTTATGGCTAAAGAAGGTATTACAGGTGATGCTAATGTAATTGCTCATTATAAGGCGATATGCGCTATTGTTGACGACAATGTTAGTGCTGAAGTCATCTCGACTACCTACGAAGAGATCATCAAAGAAGGTGAAGCTTTGGCAAAACTAGATCCAAAGATCGTTGTTAAAGTGCCAATGATCAAAGATGGCGTAAAAGCGATCAAATATTTAACATCAAAAGGCATCAGAACCAATTGTACCTTAATATTTTCTCCGGGCCAGGCCCTGTTGGCCGCCAAAGCGGGAGCATCTTATGTTTCTCCTTTCCTTGGCCGCTTAGATGATATCTCTACCGATGGCCTGCAGTTAATTGAAGACATCAGGTTGATATTTGACAATTATGGTTATGCCACAGAAATACTGGCAGCCTCTATCCGTGGCCCTCTACATATTGTTAACTGTGCTAAACTAGGTGCCGATGTAATTACAGCGCCATTGGCAGCCATTACTGCTTTACTGAAACATCCGTTAACCGATAGCGGCTTAGCTACATTTTTGGCTGATCATGCCAAAGCTTCCGGAAAATAA
- the gltB gene encoding glutamate synthase large subunit, translating into MELTQDNQGLYDQRFEHDACGIGFVAHIKGRKSQQIISDAITILENLDHRGAVGAEINTGDGAGIMIQIPHEFLYDECLKIGFSLNESGDYGVGMLFLPKDVKAREECREIIYRAAEKLNLEVLGFRKVQTNTEGIGNMALSVEPEMEQVFIARPYAIKAGADFERKLYVFKNYLSKTINNTVKGINGEFYIASFSSKTIVYKGQLTSLQVRSYFTELSDKRVVSAFGLVHSRFATNTFPSWKLAQPFRYIAHNGEINTLQGNLNWFRASVKSFASSYFTPEELNMLLPVIDETNSDSGCLDNVVELLLHSGRSLPHVLMMLIPEAWDGNEDMDELKQAFYKFHATLMEPWDGPAAVSFTDGNLIGATLDRNGLRPQRYAITEDDHVIMASEAGALALDQSKIIEKGRLTPGKMFVVDMEQGRIISDDEIKQQVCGSRPYADWINKYQIRLEELPEPRLVFSGLSQESIFRYQQVFGYSREDVDLILKPMARDGKEPIGSMGTDIPLAVLSQKPQHLSSYFKQLFAQVTNPPIDPIREKVVMSLAGFMGNNGNLLEENAMQCHCVGIKHPILTNVELEKLRSIDTGVFQAKTLQTYFRADGQPGALAKGLDRLCRYAVDAVDDGFQVIILSDRALDSEHAAIPSLLAVSAVHHHLIRKGYRGAVGIVVEAGDVWEVHHFATLIGFGATAVNPYLALETIAGFETEFGAKKEKLFQNYIYAVNNGLLKIFSKMGISTLQSYHGAQIFEILGINKNVVDNYFTGAVSRIGGLGLDEIARETLIKHNRIFKLANRPDPILPTGGNYKWKRKGEQHLFNPQTIHLLQNATRKKDYGVYKQYSKLVNEQTNQAFTIRGLFEFNYNRPAVPLEEVEPVEGILKRFATGAMSFGSISHEAHSTLAIAMNRIGGKSNTGEGGEDELRYELLPNGDSMRSAIKQIASARFGVTSYYLSNADELQIKMAQGAKPGEGGQLPGEKVDDWIGKVRHATPGVGLISPPPHHDIYSIEDLAQLIFDLKNANRAARINVKLVSKAGVGTIAAGVAKAHADVILVSGFDGGTGASPLTSIQHAGLPWELGLAEAHQTLVKNRLRSRVVLQTDGQLKTGRDIAIATLLGAEEWGVATAALVTSGCIMMRKCHLNTCPVGVATQDPNLRKLFTGEPEHVVNLFYFLAEELRETMAELGFRSVQEMVGQADALSVRAIEQADWKLKDLDLSAILYKAPDNGLSLYQTEEQDHGLAAVLDHELIKAAQPALASKEPIYKEFELKNTDRAIGTMLSNEVSKVYKSQGLPADTINFKFKGSAGQSFGAFATKGISLQLEGEANDYVGKGLSGARLAIYPFSNIKYVPEQNIIIGNVALYGATSGELFVRGQAGERFAVRNSGATAVVEGLGDHGCEYMTGGEVLVIGGTGSNFAAGMSGGIAWVYDAKGDFASKCNKEMVDLDPLDEQDELRINVLLKRHIQLTDSNVAKFILNDWTTQSAHFIKVFPKEYKAVLQSRAQKVKV; encoded by the coding sequence ATGGAACTAACACAAGATAACCAGGGGTTATACGACCAGCGTTTTGAACATGATGCATGCGGCATCGGATTTGTAGCTCATATAAAGGGCAGGAAGTCGCAGCAAATCATTTCTGACGCGATAACCATTCTTGAAAATCTTGATCACCGCGGGGCTGTCGGGGCCGAAATCAATACAGGCGATGGTGCCGGTATTATGATACAGATACCTCACGAATTCTTATATGATGAATGCCTTAAGATAGGCTTTAGCTTAAATGAATCGGGAGATTATGGTGTGGGGATGCTTTTTCTGCCAAAGGATGTAAAAGCGAGAGAAGAATGCAGAGAGATTATTTATCGCGCGGCTGAAAAGCTAAACCTGGAGGTTTTGGGCTTCAGAAAGGTACAGACCAATACAGAGGGTATTGGAAATATGGCCCTCTCTGTAGAACCTGAAATGGAACAGGTATTTATAGCGCGTCCTTATGCTATTAAAGCCGGGGCAGATTTTGAACGCAAACTATATGTGTTTAAAAACTACCTGTCTAAAACCATAAACAATACCGTAAAAGGTATTAACGGTGAGTTTTATATTGCCTCTTTCTCATCAAAAACTATAGTATATAAAGGTCAGCTTACTTCCTTACAGGTAAGGTCTTATTTTACAGAATTGAGCGATAAAAGGGTGGTGTCGGCATTTGGATTGGTGCATTCCCGTTTTGCAACCAATACTTTTCCTTCATGGAAACTGGCACAGCCTTTCAGGTATATCGCCCATAATGGTGAGATCAATACACTGCAGGGTAACCTGAACTGGTTCAGGGCAAGTGTTAAATCCTTCGCATCTTCGTATTTTACGCCTGAAGAATTAAATATGCTGCTTCCTGTAATTGATGAGACCAACTCTGATTCAGGATGTTTAGATAATGTTGTTGAACTGTTGCTGCATTCAGGTCGTTCATTGCCCCATGTTTTAATGATGCTGATCCCGGAAGCCTGGGATGGCAATGAGGATATGGACGAGTTGAAACAGGCTTTTTATAAGTTCCACGCTACCTTGATGGAGCCATGGGATGGCCCTGCGGCTGTTTCCTTTACAGATGGCAACCTGATTGGTGCTACACTGGACAGAAACGGTTTACGTCCGCAAAGATATGCCATTACAGAAGATGACCATGTGATCATGGCGTCTGAAGCCGGTGCTTTAGCATTGGATCAGAGCAAGATCATTGAAAAAGGCCGTTTAACACCTGGTAAAATGTTTGTGGTAGACATGGAGCAGGGGCGTATCATCAGCGATGATGAAATTAAACAACAGGTATGCGGAAGCAGGCCTTATGCCGACTGGATCAATAAATACCAGATCAGGCTGGAAGAATTGCCGGAACCAAGATTGGTGTTCAGCGGTTTATCCCAGGAATCTATTTTCAGGTACCAGCAGGTATTTGGTTACAGCAGGGAAGATGTAGACCTGATCCTTAAGCCTATGGCCAGAGATGGCAAAGAGCCCATCGGCTCAATGGGTACAGATATTCCTTTAGCTGTGCTATCTCAGAAGCCTCAGCACCTTTCTTCTTATTTTAAGCAATTGTTTGCCCAGGTAACCAACCCGCCTATTGACCCGATCAGGGAAAAAGTGGTGATGAGCCTGGCGGGTTTTATGGGTAACAATGGCAATTTACTGGAAGAAAATGCTATGCAATGTCATTGCGTAGGTATCAAACATCCGATATTGACCAACGTTGAACTGGAAAAATTAAGGAGTATTGATACCGGTGTGTTCCAGGCCAAAACCCTGCAAACTTATTTCAGGGCCGACGGACAGCCAGGTGCTTTGGCCAAAGGCCTTGACCGTTTGTGCCGTTATGCAGTAGATGCGGTAGACGATGGATTCCAGGTCATTATCCTTTCAGATCGTGCACTGGATTCGGAGCATGCTGCAATCCCTTCATTACTGGCTGTTTCGGCAGTTCACCATCACCTGATCCGTAAAGGGTACAGGGGTGCTGTAGGTATTGTTGTTGAGGCGGGTGATGTTTGGGAAGTTCACCATTTTGCTACCTTAATTGGTTTTGGTGCAACAGCGGTAAACCCTTACCTGGCACTGGAAACCATTGCAGGTTTTGAAACTGAGTTTGGTGCCAAAAAAGAAAAATTATTCCAGAATTATATCTACGCTGTAAATAACGGTTTGCTGAAGATCTTCTCTAAAATGGGAATTTCTACTTTACAATCGTATCATGGCGCTCAGATCTTCGAAATTCTGGGTATCAATAAAAACGTGGTAGACAATTACTTTACCGGTGCGGTTTCAAGAATTGGTGGATTGGGCTTAGATGAGATTGCCAGAGAGACTTTAATTAAACACAACAGGATCTTTAAACTGGCCAACCGCCCTGATCCGATATTGCCTACGGGCGGTAACTACAAATGGAAACGCAAGGGAGAGCAGCATTTGTTCAATCCGCAAACCATTCACCTGTTGCAAAATGCTACCCGTAAAAAAGACTATGGTGTTTACAAGCAATATTCAAAGCTGGTAAATGAACAAACCAACCAGGCTTTTACCATCAGGGGCTTATTTGAATTTAATTATAACCGTCCGGCTGTTCCATTGGAAGAAGTGGAACCGGTTGAAGGTATATTAAAACGTTTTGCTACAGGAGCTATGTCATTCGGCTCCATCTCTCACGAGGCACACTCTACACTGGCGATTGCCATGAACCGCATTGGCGGAAAAAGCAATACCGGTGAAGGTGGTGAAGACGAACTGAGGTACGAACTGTTGCCAAACGGTGATTCTATGCGTTCTGCCATTAAACAGATCGCTTCGGCACGTTTTGGGGTAACCAGTTATTACCTGAGCAATGCTGATGAGCTGCAGATTAAAATGGCACAGGGCGCGAAACCTGGGGAAGGTGGACAGCTGCCTGGCGAGAAGGTGGACGACTGGATCGGAAAGGTACGTCATGCCACACCTGGTGTAGGGTTGATTTCTCCGCCTCCACACCACGATATTTATTCTATTGAAGATCTGGCACAGCTGATCTTCGACCTTAAAAATGCCAACCGTGCGGCAAGGATCAACGTTAAGTTGGTTTCTAAAGCTGGTGTAGGCACAATTGCAGCCGGTGTGGCCAAAGCACATGCTGATGTGATCCTGGTATCGGGCTTTGACGGGGGGACAGGTGCTTCTCCTTTAACCTCCATACAGCATGCGGGCTTGCCATGGGAACTTGGTTTGGCGGAAGCACACCAGACGTTGGTGAAGAACCGTTTACGCAGCAGGGTAGTATTGCAAACAGACGGACAGCTGAAAACCGGAAGGGATATTGCAATTGCAACATTACTGGGTGCTGAAGAATGGGGGGTAGCTACTGCTGCGCTGGTAACCTCTGGCTGTATCATGATGCGCAAATGTCATTTAAACACCTGCCCGGTTGGTGTAGCTACACAGGATCCTAATTTAAGGAAATTATTTACCGGTGAGCCTGAACATGTGGTTAACCTGTTCTATTTCCTTGCTGAAGAATTAAGGGAAACAATGGCCGAACTTGGTTTCAGATCGGTACAGGAAATGGTTGGACAGGCGGATGCGTTAAGTGTGCGTGCTATAGAACAGGCCGACTGGAAACTGAAAGATCTTGACCTTTCTGCTATCTTATATAAAGCCCCGGATAATGGATTGAGCTTGTACCAGACTGAAGAGCAGGATCACGGACTGGCCGCAGTGCTGGACCATGAACTGATTAAGGCTGCACAGCCTGCATTGGCCAGTAAAGAACCGATATACAAAGAGTTTGAACTAAAAAATACAGACCGTGCAATTGGTACAATGCTTTCTAATGAAGTATCTAAAGTCTACAAAAGCCAGGGCTTACCTGCGGATACGATCAACTTTAAATTTAAAGGTTCGGCCGGACAAAGCTTTGGTGCTTTTGCAACCAAAGGTATTTCACTGCAGCTTGAAGGCGAGGCCAACGATTATGTAGGTAAAGGACTTTCAGGCGCCAGATTGGCAATCTATCCTTTCAGTAATATTAAATATGTACCTGAGCAAAACATCATTATAGGTAACGTAGCCTT